Proteins from a single region of Gordonia hongkongensis:
- a CDS encoding bifunctional phosphatase PAP2/diacylglycerol kinase family protein, which yields MGTLDAEIYDSIARSPSPLLDVTMPILTRAADHSKLWMAIAAGLAVSGRPSLQRGAARGLVSLAVTSLVTNQGAKRIRNRSRPSHGLIPLSRRGRRRPTSNSLPSGHSASAAAFAVGVAVENPSAGLLLSALAGLVGLSRVATGAHYPGDVVAGLGIGAVIATIGARVVPPITEPSLSLAAPSVVDLGPNPAGTGLVVVVNPGSADGRGRRVVEAIRTGLPAAEIIELDDTDDMATVFADVAARAEILGVAGGDGTVACAAAPALAADIPVAVFPAGTFNHFARDIGCGTVDTTIDAIRSGSASRVDAMWLNDSRLILNTASIGAHPDFVRVRRRLQRRISRPLATAAAVLHVLRKDPHVRIEVEGRVLDASLFLVGNSIYQPTGFLPSRRIRLDDGLLDVRILETSHRWATLRLLGSLALGRLERSHLYHEMQVPEFRFTAVDGPVAVSHDGEVEESFSQADFRVDYRVLKVFRPVGRERP from the coding sequence ATGGGCACTCTCGATGCCGAGATCTACGATTCGATCGCCCGGTCCCCGAGCCCGCTCCTCGACGTGACGATGCCGATACTCACCCGGGCCGCCGACCATTCGAAGCTGTGGATGGCGATCGCTGCCGGGCTCGCCGTGTCCGGCCGTCCCTCGCTGCAGCGCGGTGCCGCACGCGGACTGGTCTCGCTCGCCGTGACGAGTCTGGTCACCAACCAGGGGGCGAAGCGGATCCGCAACCGCTCGCGGCCCTCCCACGGACTGATCCCGTTGTCCCGGCGGGGTCGTCGACGCCCGACGTCGAACTCTCTGCCGTCCGGACACTCGGCCAGTGCTGCCGCCTTCGCCGTCGGTGTGGCCGTCGAGAATCCGTCCGCGGGTCTGTTGTTGTCGGCACTGGCCGGGCTCGTCGGGCTGTCCCGGGTGGCGACCGGGGCACACTACCCCGGCGACGTGGTCGCGGGGCTCGGCATCGGCGCCGTCATCGCCACCATCGGTGCCCGTGTCGTGCCGCCCATCACCGAACCGTCGCTGTCCCTGGCCGCCCCGTCCGTCGTCGACCTGGGACCCAACCCCGCCGGAACCGGGCTGGTCGTCGTCGTGAACCCGGGCTCCGCGGACGGACGGGGTCGCCGCGTGGTGGAGGCGATCCGCACCGGGCTGCCGGCCGCCGAGATCATCGAGCTCGACGACACCGACGACATGGCAACCGTTTTCGCCGACGTGGCGGCCCGCGCGGAGATCCTGGGGGTGGCCGGCGGCGACGGCACCGTGGCATGTGCCGCCGCTCCTGCGCTCGCCGCCGACATCCCCGTCGCGGTCTTCCCGGCCGGCACGTTCAACCACTTCGCGCGCGACATCGGTTGCGGCACGGTGGACACCACGATCGACGCGATCCGTTCGGGTTCGGCGTCCCGTGTCGACGCGATGTGGCTCAACGACTCCCGCCTGATCCTCAACACCGCGAGCATCGGCGCGCACCCCGACTTCGTCCGGGTCCGCCGGCGCCTTCAGCGGCGCATCAGCCGGCCGCTCGCGACCGCCGCGGCCGTTCTCCACGTCCTCCGCAAAGATCCGCACGTCCGAATCGAGGTGGAGGGCCGTGTACTCGATGCGTCGCTGTTCCTCGTCGGCAACTCGATCTACCAGCCCACCGGGTTCCTACCGTCGCGACGCATCCGGCTCGACGACGGCCTTCTCGACGTACGGATCCTCGAGACGAGCCATCGCTGGGCGACCCTGCGGCTCCTGGGTTCACTGGCGCTCGGTCGTCTCGAACGCTCCCACCTTTACCACGAGATGCAGGTCCCCGAGTTCCGCTTCACCGCCGTCGACGGCCCCGTCGCGGTGTCACACGACGGCGAGGTCGAGGAGTCGTTCTCGCAGGCCGACTTCCGCGTGGACTACCGCGTCCTGAAGGTCTTCCGGCCGGTCGGCCGGGAGCGTCCCTGA